Proteins encoded within one genomic window of Anopheles gambiae chromosome 3, idAnoGambNW_F1_1, whole genome shotgun sequence:
- the LOC133393160 gene encoding uncharacterized protein LOC133393160, which translates to MKCFFVVLAVSLALASAGYVEHYQGATSFTSFDLKSVPIVGSKLVVPGAVAPAYPIKGSTDHAPVRYEAKPVISTVYAAPITKTLTYSTVPVQYASSHQYVTPVPVHDCTLKEHTKLVAPIHATVSYGVPSATVSNAHGISSQSGYSGVGYQQAQKVQGAAVSNSNSIWNQSGYSGAGYQQAQKVQGATAGIAGIWSQSGHAESGYQQAQKVQGASVSNVGVWDQSGYSGAGYQQAQKVQGATVSRSNGIWGQSGYSGTGYQQAQKVQGATVSNAGSWSHSGYSGPGYQQHQNVPVASYGPSSTIGHTVTHHYTAPQSSSIIYTPPKASLTIGSTSYEGHGNQQSASFGTYKEHIQPAPIIETLVDVAPPKLIQQQPSGSYGVPATDSSLLHVSQPATVITSSSNYAATEGAWKETKAGYATSHQYKAATIPAKPSAFYIAPAVKLQTTISNSGGWQEASKNHGHSFTTTHSYANQQVAANNGQQYLPPKAPATSSIATGSSQSSSSKDTPTTSSPTREYLPPREYLPPPTQANGGSTAATVSYGASSQGLSSNKVSQSQSYGSSSTGSLSTHGSAQYSAAILSPLHVTVQKTPILAFTPKLPCTHEHQHVHQ; encoded by the exons ATGAAGTGTTTT TTTGTAGTACTAGCCGTGTCTTTAGCGTTAGCTAGCGCTGGTTACGTCGAGCACTATCAAGGTGCAACGAGCTTTACCTCGTTCGACCTGAAGTCCGTTCCCATCGTCGGCAGCAAGCTGGTGGTTCCCGGTGCAGTCGCCCCAGCCTACCCAATAAAAGGTTCGACCGATCACGCACCGGTTCGGTATGAAGCGAAGCCAGTAATTAGTACGGTTTATGCGGCTCCGATCACGAAGACGTTGACCTACAGCACCGTACCGGTGCAGTACGCTTCCAGCCATCAGTATGTCACTCCTGTCCCGGTGCATGATTGTACGCTGAAGGAACATACCAAACTTGTTGCACCGATTCATGCCACTGTTTCGTACGGTGTACCATCTGCCACTGTGAGCAATGCTCATGGCATCTCGAGTCAGTCGGGATATTCGGGAGTTGGCTATCAACAAGCTCAGAAGGTGCAAGGAGCGGCTGTGAGTAATTCTAACTCGATCTGGAATCAGTCGGGATATTCAGGAGCTGGATATCAACAAGCTCAGAAGGTACAAGGAGCAACTGCGGGTATTGCTGGCATTTGGAGTCAGTCTGGTCATGCTGAATCAGGATATCAACAAGCTCAGAAGGTTCAAGGAGCTTCTGTGAGCAACGTTGGCGTCTGGGATCAATCGGGATATTCAGGAGCTGGATATCAACAAGCTCAGAAGGTGCAAGGAGCGACTGTGAGTAGATCAAATGGCATCTGGGGTCAATCAGGATATTCAGGAACTGGATATCAACAAGCTCAGAAGGTACAAGGAGCGACTGTAAGCAATGCTGGTAGCTGGAGTCATTCGGGATATTCTGGACCTGGATATCAACAACATCAGAACGTCCCAGTTGCTTCTTACGGTCCTAGTTCTACAATCGGACATACTGTAACGCATCACTACACCGCTCCACAGTCGAGCAGCATCATCTATACTCCTCCTAAAGCAAGTCTAACGATCGGATCCACTTCCTACGAAGGGCATGGCAATCAGCAGTCAGCATCTTTCGGCACCTACAAGGAACATATTCAACCGGCACCTATTATTGAAACGCTCGTCGATGTCGCTCCACCAAAGCTTATCCAGCAACAGCCATCAGGAAGCTATGGAGTTCCTGCAACAGACTCCAGCCTTCTTCACGTGTCCCAACCAGCGACGGTCATTACATCTTCCTCCAACTACGCAGCAACTGAGGGGGCTTGGAAGGAAACGAAGGCTGGCTATGCTACATCGCACCAATACAAGGCAGCAACGATTCCAGCAAAACCTTCTGCCTTCTACATCGCTCCAGCAGTAAAGCTACAAACGACTATTTCAAATTCTGGAGGATGGCAGGAAGCTTCCAAAAACCATGGCCACAGTTTCACTACTACTCACAGCTACGCAAACCAACAAGTGGCAGCTAACAATGGTCAACAGTATCTGCCACCGAAAGCGCCTGCCACTTCTTCCATTGCGACAGGTTCTTCTCAATCTTCTTCCTCCAAGGATACTCCAACCACATCTAGTCCAACTCGCGAATATCTACCACCACGAGAGTATCTTCCACCACCAACGCAAGCAAATGGTGGCAGCACTGCAGCCACCGTGTCCTACGGAGCATCTTCCCAGGGTTTATCCTCAAACAAAGTTTCTCAATCACAAAGCTACGGTTCCAGCTCTACCGGCAGCCTATCCACTCACGGTAGCGCACAGTACAGTGCAGCGATTCTATCTCCTCTGCACGTTACCGTCCAAAAGACACCCATTCTAGCCTTCACCCCAAAGCTTCCCTGTACCCACGAGCATCAACACGTACATCaatag
- the LOC5667920 gene encoding cuticle protein LPCP-23 has protein sequence MAFKIVVLFATLACASAGYVEPEHHHLSYAAAPVAHYSSAPAVSYSSITRHETPKVAVAKQVTYAEPAVHYAAPLTKTYAVHEPALKTVVAQPAYTKTVYAQEPAHVYAHAAPVVAAKTVSYAAPQVHYQAAPQVHYQAAPALVKNVEYTKTLAYAPVTKTLVSEPTYTKHVVAEPTYTKTLLAQPAYTKYVSQPTYTKTLVAEHQPLYHHQPAVYAHAAPVVAAKTVSYAAPAAHVSHVSYADNAAHYAW, from the exons ATGGCTTTTAAG ATTGTTGTTCTGTTCGCTACCctggcttgcgccagtgccggtTACGTCGAACCGGAGCACCACCATCTGTCCTATGCTGCCGCCCCGGTCGCACACTACTCGTCCGCTCCGGCCGTAAGCTACAGCTCGATCACCCGCCACGAAACGCCGAAGGTGGCCGTCGCCAAGCAGGTCACCTATGCTGAGCCGGCGGTCCACTACGCTGCTCCGCTCACCAAGACCTATGCCGTGCACGAGCCCGCCCTGAAGACGGTCGTCGCCCAGCCCGCCTACACCAAGACGGTGTACGCACAGGAGCCAGCCCATGTGTACGCTCATGCCGCCCCGGTCGTTGCCGCCAAGACGGTGTCCTATGCCGCGCCGCAGGTCCACTACCAGGCTGCCCCGCAGGTTCACTACCAGGCCGCCCCGGCGCTGGTGAAGAACGTCGAGTACACGAAGACGCTCGCGTACGCCCCGGTCACCAAGACGCTTGTGTCCGAGCCGACCTACACCAAGCACGTCGTTGCCGAGCCGACCTACACGAAGACGCTCCTGGCCCAGCCCGCTTACACCAAGTACGTGTCGCAGCCCACCTACACCAAGACCCTGGTCGCTGAGCATCAGCCGCTGTACCATCATCAGCCCGCCGTGTACGCTCATGCTGCCCCGGTCGTTGCTGCCAAGACGGTGAGCTACGCTGCGCCGGCTGCTCATGTGTCGCACGTCAGCTACGCCGACAACGCCGCCCACTACGCCTGGTAA
- the LOC4577591 gene encoding uncharacterized protein LOC4577591 isoform X1: MSHQTMRVCLILILIALTNAELRHFEEAKPQNPIKTNYIPTAVSYVSFVRHIVPKRVGHLKEHTKPPTQPPTHSPIYRNAMQTVAQNVSNSYTKPYPQVTSITAYNIPYRRPVTKPQTAFPNFKNSVQPTANTYRPIYPTGYAEPIYVQSRIPLVPKYSGTLQGTSPLVIGVQQPAYVRKYVQFGAFHPTRVRKTLTYAPRLSYVPHDYQRV; encoded by the exons ATGTCGCACCAAACGATGAGAGTTTGTTTG ATCCTGATTCTAATTGCGTTGACAAATGCAGAGTTAAGACACTTCGAAGAAGCGAAGCCTCAAAACCCGATTAAAACGAATTACATTCCAACCGCTGTCAGCTACGTGAGCTTCGTTAGACACATCGTTCCGAAAAGGGTGGGACATTTAAAGGAACATACTAAACCTCCGACCCAACCACCAACACATTCGCCTATTTACCGCAATGCAATGCAAACTGTTGCTCAAAATGTGTCCAATTCTTACACGAAGCCGTATCCACAAGTAACTTCAATTACAGCTTATAACATTCCCTACAGACGTCCAGTGACGAAACCACAAACAGCTTTCCCCAATTTTAAAAACAGCGTGCAACCGACGGCAAACACTTACCGACCAATCTATCCCACTGGCTATGCTGAACCGATTTATGTTCAAAGTAGGATTCCTCTGGTCCCAAAGTACAGCGGCACGCTTCAAGGAACCAGCCCTCTGGTGATCGGTGTACAGCAGCCGGCCTACGTAAGGAAGTACGTCCAGTTTGGAGCATTTCATCCGACCCGGGTGCGCAAAACGCTCACTTATGCTCCCAGGCTAAGCTATGTCCCGCATGACTACCAAAGGGTGTAA
- the LOC4577591 gene encoding uncharacterized protein LOC4577591 isoform X2 translates to MASKFVLIVASLACVSAGYIPSDHSHLSYGVAPALSYSNVIKNVAPVPVLSKTILPEPQLYHGYAQTAPSVVVSKPLALTNPLPVSYAAPHSLYQAPALEYTKPLSYGPYAKTVIAAEPTYAKTIVSEPIYTKNVFVESIYPAKTLIAEPVYGKSILAQPAPIYGGKVLSYGPQVAYGGYGAHGW, encoded by the exons ATGGCTTCCAAA TTCGTTCTGATCGTCGCTTCTCTGGCTTGCGTCAGCGCTGGATACATCCCGAGCGACCACTCCCATCTGTCCTACGGTGTGGCCCCGGCTTTGAGCTACTCCAACGTCATCAAGAACGTTGCCCCAGTGCCAGTGCTGAGCAAGACCATCCTTCCGGAGCCCCAGCTGTACCACGGATACGCCCAGACTGCCCCGTCGGTTGTGGTCAGCAAGCCTCTGGCTCTTACCAACCCTCTGCCCGTGTCCTATGCTGCCCCTCACTCTCTGTACCAGGCTCCGGCTCTCGAGTACACGAAGCCTCTGTCTTATGGCCCATATGCCAAGACTGTGATCGCTGCTGAGCCAACCTACGCCAAGACCATCGTGTCGGAGCCCATCTACACCAAGAACGTGTTCGTTGAGTCGATCTACCCGGCCAAGACGCTGATCGCTGAGCCCGTGTACGGCAAGAGCATTCTCGCTCAGCCAGCTCCGATCTACGGTGGAAAGGTCCTGTCTTATGGCCCACAGGTCGCCTACGGAGGCTATGGTGCCCATGGCTGGTAA
- the LOC5667909 gene encoding cuticle protein-like has product MASKFVLIVASLACVSAGYIPSDHSHLSYGVAPAVSYSNVIKNVAPVPVLSKTILPEPQLYHGYAQTAPSVVVSKPLALTNPLPVSYAAPHSLYQAPALEYTKPLSYGPYAKTVIAAEPTYAKTVIAAEPTYAKTIVSEPIYTKNVFAEPIYPAKTLIAEPVYGKSILAQPAPIYGGKVLSYGPQVAYGGYGAHGW; this is encoded by the exons ATGGCTTCCAAA TTCGTTCTGATCGTCGCTTCCCTGGCTTGTGTCAGCGCTGGATACATCCCGAGCGACCACTCCCATCTGTCCTACGGTGTGGCCCCGGCTGTGAGCTACTCCAACGTCATCAAGAACGTTGCCCCAGTGCCAGTGCTGAGCAAGACCATCCTTCCGGAGCCTCAGCTGTACCACGGATACGCCCAGACTGCCCCGTCGGTTGTGGTCAGCAAGCCTCTGGCTCTTACCAACCCTCTGCCCGTGTCCTATGCTGCCCCTCACTCTCTGTACCAGGCTCCGGCTCTCGAGTACACGAAGCCTCTATCTTATGGCCCATATGCCAAGACTGTGATCGCTGCTGAGCCAACCTACGCCAAGACTGTGATCGCTGCTGAGCCAACCTACGCCAAGACCATCGTGTCGGAGCCCATCTACACCAAGAACGTGTTCGCTGAGCCGATCTACCCGGCCAAGACGCTGATCGCTGAGCCGGTGTACGGCAAGAGCATTCTCGCTCAGCCAGCTCCGATCTACGGTGGAAAGGTCCTGTCTTATGGCCCACAGGTCGCCTACGGAGGCTATGGTGCCCATGGCTGGTAA
- the LOC1271044 gene encoding uncharacterized protein LOC1271044, whose protein sequence is MASKFVLIVASLACVSAGYIPSDHSHLSYGVAPAVSYSNVIKNVAPVPVLSKTILPEPQLYHGYAQTAPSVVVSKPLALTNPLPVSYAAPHSLYQAPALEYTKPLSYGPYAKTVIAAEPTYAKTVIAAEPTYAKTIVSEPIYTKNVFVESIYPAKTLIAEPVYGKSILAQPAPIYGGKVLSYGPQVAYGGYGAHGW, encoded by the exons ATGGCTTCCAAA TTCGTTCTGATCGTCGCTTCTCTGGCTTGCGTCAGCGCTGGATACATCCCGAGCGACCACTCCCATCTGTCCTACGGTGTGGCCCCGGCTGTGAGCTACTCCAACGTCATCAAGAACGTTGCCCCAGTGCCAGTGCTGAGCAAGACCATCCTTCCGGAGCCCCAGCTGTACCACGGATACGCCCAGACTGCCCCGTCGGTTGTGGTCAGCAAGCCTCTGGCTCTTACCAACCCTTTGCCTGTATCCTATGCTGCCCCTCACTCTCTGTACCAGGCTCCGGCTCTCGAGTACACGAAGCCTCTGTCTTATGGCCCATATGCCAAGACTGTGATCGCTGCTGAGCCAACCTACGCCAAGACTGTGATCGCTGCTGAGCCAACCTACGCCAAGACCATCGTGTCGGAGCCCATCTACACCAAGAACGTGTTCGTTGAGTCGATCTACCCGGCCAAGACGCTGATCGCTGAGCCCGTGTACGGCAAGAGCATTCTCGCTCAGCCAGCTCCGATCTACGGTGGAAAGGTCCTGTCCTATGGCCCGCAGGTCGCCTACGGAGGCTATGGTGCCCATGGCTGGTAA
- the LOC5667910 gene encoding cuticle protein-like, whose amino-acid sequence MASKFVLIVASLACVSAGYIPSDHSHLSYGVAPAVSYSNVIKNVAPVPVLSKTILPEPQLYHGYAQTAPSVVVSKPLALTNPLPVSYAAPHSLYQAPALEYTKPLSYGPYAKTVIAAEPTYAKTVIAAEPTYAKTIVSEPIYTKNVFAEPIYPAKTLIAEPVYGKSILAQSAPIYGGKVLSYGPQVAYGGYGAHGW is encoded by the exons ATGGCTTCCAAA TTCGTTCTGATCGTCGCTTCTCTGGCTTGCGTCAGCGCTGGATACATCCCGAGCGACCACTCCCATCTGTCCTACGGTGTGGCCCCGGCTGTGAGCTACTCCAACGTCATCAAGAACGTTGCCCCAGTGCCAGTGCTGAGCAAGACCATCCTTCCGGAGCCCCAGCTGTACCACGGATACGCCCAGACTGCCCCGTCGGTTGTGGTCAGCAAGCCTCTGGCTCTTACCAACCCTCTGCCCGTGTCCTATGCTGCCCCTCACTCTCTGTACCAGGCTCCGGCTCTCGAGTACACGAAGCCTCTGTCTTATGGCCCATATGCCAAGACTGTGATCGCTGCTGAGCCAACCTACGCCAAGACTGTGATCGCTGCTGAGCCAACCTACGCCAAGACCATCGTGTCGGAGCCCATCTACACCAAGAACGTGTTCGCTGAGCCGATCTACCCGGCCAAGACGCTGATTGCTGAGCCGGTGTACGGCAAGAGCATTCTCGCTCAGTCAGCTCCGATCTACGGTGGAAAGGTCCTGTCGTATGGCCCACAGGTCGCCTACGGAGGCTATGGTGCCCATGGCTGGTAA
- the LOC133393586 gene encoding cuticle protein-like — MASKFVLIVASLACVSAGYIPSDHSHLSYGVAPAVSYSNVIKNVAPVPVLSKTILPEPQLYHGYAQTAPSVVVSKPLALTNPLPVSYAAPHSLYQAPALEYTKPLSYGPYAKTVIAAEPAYAKTVIAAEPTYAKTIVSEPIYTKNVFAEPIYPAKTLIAEPVYGKSILAQPAPIYGGKVLSYGPQVAYGGYGAHGW, encoded by the exons ATGGCTTCCAAA TTCGTTCTGATCGTCGCTTCCCTGGCTTGCGTGAGCGCTGGATACATCCCGAGCGACCACTCCCATCTGTCCTACGGTGTGGCCCCGGCTGTGAGCTACTCCAACGTCATCAAGAACGTTGCCCCAGTGCCAGTGCTGAGCAAGACCATCCTTCCGGAGCCTCAGCTGTACCACGGATACGCCCAGACTGCCCCGTCGGTTGTGGTCAGCAAGCCTCTGGCTCTTACCAACCCTCTGCCCGTGTCCTATGCTGCCCCTCACTCTCTGTACCAGGCTCCGGCTCTCGAGTACACGAAGCCTCTATCTTATGGCCCATATGCCAAGACTGTGATCGCTGCTGAGCCAGCCTATGCTAAGACTGTGATCGCTGCTGAGCCAACCTACGCCAAGACCATCGTATCGGAGCCCATCTACACCAAGAACGTGTTCGCTGAGCCGATCTACCCGGCCAAGACGCTGATCGCTGAGCCCGTGTACGGCAAGAGCATTCTCGCTCAGCCAGCTCCGATCTACGGTGGAAAGGTCCTGTCTTATGGCCCACAGGTCGCCTACGGAGGCTATGGTGCCCATGGCTGGTAA